ACGATCTGCTAAAAATACTTTGAGATTAGGAGGTTTCAAACCATGTCTATATCCGATGTTCAAGTGTATATTGCCCTCTTGGTAGCGCTGATTCCGGCCGTTTTTGCCTTTCGGCTTGCTACCGAACTTTATAAGTAAGGCGATCGCGTAACGCGATTGCCAACCTGTCCTGGCAGTGAACGGCGAAGTTTCCTGGCAATAACCACGGCTTGGACTGCAACGTAAGTAGTTTAATGCTGTAAATTGTCTGGTAGCAACGCCGTAAAACTGCCAGTATTAATTCTTAGTTGCCGCTAGCACAAACTACACAAATTTAGCAGTATCTAGCTGGGGGGTTGCAGCTAAATCTTCTCTGTGAAAATAAGCAAGTGCTATTTCATTTAGGATTAGGCTATTTGGCTGTCGTAGTAGATAAATATCCTAGTTGCAACAAATTAAATTTTGCGTAAAATTACGGTTAGACACATAGGAGAGTAGCAGTAAGTTTTGTGTCGCGCTATCTTGAGATATCGGATGGTAAGGCATTTTATCTTTATAGCTGAAGTGTTTACGCTAGTAATCTGCAACAATCCGAGTTTTGTAGCTTGCAACCAACTCTTTATCAAGCAGCTTTTCAGCATTTATGAACGCCACTCAACCGTCTAAACCACCCATACGACCTTTAAAATCTCGTCAGGTCGCTACTCATAACAAGAAGCAGCGCCGCCTTAGCAAGAGCCCTTACCGGCTTATGGCACTTGAAACTACAGTAAAACTAACTGTTAATGTTGTCCTCTCAGCATTAGCAGTGTCTAATCTTATGCATCTCCTACCTTATTCCTGGTCACAGCAAGAAAAGTGGCAGGAAATAAGTACAGAAGTTAAGCACTCACAAGGACGTGTCAATAATCTTAGGACAGTCTTCAGCCGCTACTTTGATCCCCAGCAAGCAGAAACTATTATGAAAGAGCAAAGCAGTCGGCTTGAGCCAGGGCAGCGTCAGATTTTTTGGCAGGATAAGCCCGCCAAAGATGCCAAAAAAGTGATAAATGGCGAGTGAAAGTTAATTTTGGATTTTGGATTAATCTAAAATCTAAAATCGCCCTGACCACTCTGTTGCAGAGGACTAAGTAGCTGTTTTAACCAGGTTTTGACTTGTAGTCGCAAGCGGATAGCTGGGTCAAAACTTGATGCACTATTTTGAGGTAGTAGAGTTAAGGCACGACGATAATCTGCTACACAGCAGTTCCAGTCGCCCCAAAGATGATAAGTCCGACCTCTTTCGGCGTAAATGTGCCCTTCTAGTTGACCTAGCAACAGAGCAATATCAAAGTTTTCAATCGCTTCTTCGTACCGTTCCAGCTCGCGTAGTGTAATACCTCGGTTAAGCCACGCCCGTACATAGCTAGGATTAAGGTCAAGCGCCTGATTGTAGTCAGCGATCGCCGCTACCAAATTGCCGCAAGCCGCGTAATAATTAGCTCGATTGTTGTAAGCTTTAGCCAACTGGGGATTGAGTTCGATTGCTTTGTTGTAATCTGCAATCGCTTGGCTTAGTTGACCACTCTGGAAATAAATCAGTCCCCGATTGTTGTAATCAATGGCATTTTGGGGATGACGCTCAATCAGGTGGCTCAACAGAGCGATCGCCTCTGAGTAACTCCCTTGTTTCGCTTTTTCCGAAGCTGAGGAGCGTAAATAGCTATCTGGCTTGATCGATTCTAGCTCCCAGTTAGCACTACGCTGTTGTCGCGGCAATTTGTTGACTGAAACAACTGAGCATTGCCGGTGTTTTTGATGGTCTTGAGGTGCTTTTAACGATTGGCTATTCATATCACGCTGACCGAGCCGATAGCTCTATAAATTTAACTTATAACTTTCTTTGCCCTAGCGGGTTAGCTTTTGTGTCACTTACGAAGGTGTCTGATAATCAGAATCGCTTTTAATCAGGATGCATAGAAGATAAAGGCAATTAAGCTGAATCGATACTTATAATGTTTTACTCTTCACACCAAGTACTTCATCCTTCGCTGGTTAAATTCCAGAAAAGTAAAGTAAATTACATTTGTGTATTGCAGTCCAAGAGAAGGGGTGAGGGGCGTAGACGCGCAAGCGGCTTCTCGAAGAGTGGGGCGAGGGAATCTCTGACAAGTTGGTACAATGCAACAACTACCAACCCTAAGTTTTAAAAAGTTGACGAGCATACTTTTATGACAACTGCAACGTCCTTCCCTAATGCCCCTGACCTGTCAGCAGATGACTATCTTGTGATTGGCCTAGCAACCTGCTTCATTAAAGAAGAAGGAGAAGTTTACGAAGTCCAAGTTATAGAACCTATTCCCTCCGCTGCTTTGGAAGCAATTGTTAAAGGTATTCC
This window of the Chroococcidiopsis sp. CCMEE 29 genome carries:
- the psaM gene encoding photosystem I reaction center subunit XII; this translates as MSISDVQVYIALLVALIPAVFAFRLATELYK
- a CDS encoding tetratricopeptide repeat protein; translated protein: MNSQSLKAPQDHQKHRQCSVVSVNKLPRQQRSANWELESIKPDSYLRSSASEKAKQGSYSEAIALLSHLIERHPQNAIDYNNRGLIYFQSGQLSQAIADYNKAIELNPQLAKAYNNRANYYAACGNLVAAIADYNQALDLNPSYVRAWLNRGITLRELERYEEAIENFDIALLLGQLEGHIYAERGRTYHLWGDWNCCVADYRRALTLLPQNSASSFDPAIRLRLQVKTWLKQLLSPLQQSGQGDFRF